From Triticum aestivum cultivar Chinese Spring chromosome 4A, IWGSC CS RefSeq v2.1, whole genome shotgun sequence, a single genomic window includes:
- the LOC123087648 gene encoding G-type lectin S-receptor-like serine/threonine-protein kinase At4g11900, which translates to MESNLVDTTPTSREFTLDFLRHITNNLSEDRIIGKGGFAVVYKGVLDNGEEIALKKLTHIGPEVTKFADEFNNIIRAHHQNIIQYVGYCYHPGNWMKLDEKYIFAHEPIRILCFEYLHGGDLERHLSDEQPCGLDWQTCYKIIKGVCSGLNYLHSVNIYHLDLKPANILLDNNMMPKIGDFGISRIFPSAKTITTATGTLIGTMGFMPPEYINENIISQKYDVFSLGAVILQIMAGRQSYRDCGRDPSETFIELVCEKWRKKLHPTMSPHSCQQVNACIGIALRCLEDDRQKRPTTREIATELNRIDMGNLSLTEEVVNELNLIDTEFCSLTDKATNLQSRVALAYNHYKNSGRRDGGGSFKME; encoded by the exons ATGGAGAGCAATTTAGTGGATACAACTCCAACGTCAAGGGAGTTTACACTCGACTTCTTACGACATATTACGAATAATCTTTCTGAGGACCGCATAATTGGGAAGGGTGGGTTTGCAGTAGTTTACAAG GGAGTATTGGACAACGGGGAAGAGATTGCCCTGAAGAAGCTTACTCACATAGGGCCTGAAGTCACGAAATTTGCAGATGAGTTCAATAACATTATTAGGGCCCATCATCAAAATATCATACAGTATGTTGGCTACTGCTATCATCCAGGCAACTGGATGAAGCTCGATGAAAAATATATCTTTGCTCATGAGCCAATAAGAATTCTCTGCTTTGAATATTTGCATGGTGGAGACCTTGAGAGGCACCTTTCTG ATGAGCAGCCATGCGGACTTGATTGGCAGACATGTTACAAAATAATTAAGGGAGTGTGTTCCGGTTTAAATTATCTTCATAGCGTAAATATTTACCATCTAGACTTAAAGCCAGCAAATATACTGCTGGACAACAACATGATGCCGAAAATAGGAGATTTTGGTATATCAAGAATCTTCCCTTCAGCAAAAACCATTACCACGGCAACAGGAACATTGATAGGGACAAT GGGATTCATGCCACCGGAATATATTAACGAAAACATAATCTCACAAAAATATGATGTGTTCAGTTTGGGTGCCGTAATCCTACAAATAATGGCAGGACGCCAGAGTTATCGCGATTGTGGACGTGATCCTTCTGAAACATTCATTGAGCTT GTATGTGAAAAATGGCGAAAAAAGCTACATCCAACAATGTCACCACACTCATGCCAACAAGTTAATGCATGCATTGGAATAGCTTTAAGATGTCTCGAGGATGACCGACAGAAAAGGCCCACCACAAGGGAGATAGCCACTGAgcttaataggattgatatgggaAACTTATCACTGACGGAGGAGGTCGTCAATGAACTTAATCTGATTGATACTGAATTTTGTTCACTTACAGATAAG GCTACTAACTTACAAAGCAGGGTGGCATTGGCCTATAACCATTACAAGAACTCAG